The stretch of DNA ACATGAAATTGTGGGTTCAATTTCTACTtgaatctttttttttctatttattttttaattcatatatcaaaattgcaGTGTGGATCTCTCActattttcttatatattttgatcttcatttaaatataaacaaaatgaaTTGTAAAAATATTAGGCGTGCATCGTTGTACTAATATGAATTAATCAACCATAGCACTAATAATTTTCTAAAGTAACAACCATTTTTCCAAatcattaaaatcatttttagaTTATTAAACTtactttaaaatcattttaaaaacaaatttttttaacaaaagcaAGGTTAGATGCTCCAAGTAAAGTTAAACTTTGAATGTAAGTAGCTTGTAAATTATATCGATAAAGTAAATTATATCGGACAAATTCTAAGATTATTCTATGCTGTAATATTTATCTTTCTATATGATTTGctcaattttttttgaattatcaACCTATATGtcaatttataaaaaaacacGAAAGATAACTTGCTAGGATAATATTGAAATAGTGAAGAAAAATGGGAAAAAAATACGGTTCCATCCAAGGGGTCATCCTTCTCTTTCTTCTACACACAGTGTGACAGCAGCATGGACGGAAATATTAGGGCAATTTGGTGAATCGGCGGTTCCTCTCTTATTAAATCCAAGAAACGTTCAATTCCCGAATAAAGGTGATTATTTTTGCCGAATCATGCTCTGTGGTGCTAATCGTGTTCGAGTTTCTAATGTCTGCTTTGTCAAACATAGAACGTTGCATACTTTGCACACAAGGTGTATGTTTTATTTCCTGAACTAGGTTATCTACTTCTGTGTGGTTCTAGCGTTTATCCAAATGGGAGGAATTTGTTAGAATGCCTGAAataatttctttatttaaaattgAAGAGGAAGAGGGAGAAAAGAAGAAATAGAAATTACGCTTGCCAATATCtttatttgcaattcttgaagGTTTGCAATCATCTATCAAATcgattcattttatttgtttgaATGCATACTTGCAAGCATGGTTCGGTAATCGCGGTCGCGGAGACCGTCGCAGAAGTCACCGTTCCAGTTCTCACGATATTTCACGGAACCATTGCTCCGatgatattatttaaaaattaatataaattgaaaattttgaaaacatatttaaaaatatgtaaatcaaaataaatatcatttaaataaattatttgatgaAAACAAGAtagtaatatattttttaaattttattcacaCCTTATTGAATCACAAAGCATATTTTTGTTATATATCAAAAGTTTCACAACCATCTCAAAATTGAAATATACTATTAAGAAAATTTTGagttataattaattaaatttttgaaaaattttcaaTTGAGATACCTATGTTAACCTAAATTCGAATCATATTTCTTCAAAGCTTACTTTAGAGTTACATATTATTTAACATCAACTGAAATActtaaatcaaaataaatattttacaatCGATGACATTAAAATAGACCATGACATTAAAAGACAGTTATTCTAGAgtctcaaatttaataatataatatagaatAATACAGATAGCATAGATATCAAAATTGGTTTACCCACATTTAATAAACGAATACGTTCAATTTTAATTTCGAATAAatcaatgtttttttttaaaaaaattagttgagTAAAAGCTTTGGAAGATAAAatagaattatttaaaatatttgttaacATAAaatacaatcatttaattaaaataaaagttgaCTTTTATATTTATCAAGTAGTTAATTGATCACTaatcattttcaaaattattaatatcatgttttttaatcataaaaaattgaaggaaaaaaaaaaccaaaagaaaAAAGTTGGCCCATTTCTCTCTCTCTTCCAAACTCTTcctctctctcacacacactTTTCTCCTACACACAGCCCTTTCTCCAACATACATGGCGGAAAAATTAGGGCAAAATTAGGAAAATGGGGTAAATCGGCCGTTCCTCTCGCCAAAATCCGTTACTTTCCTACATAACGGCCGTTCTCTACCGTTATCGCAGTGATTAACGGAGCTTCAGAGCACCATCCGTTCCAGGTAGGAAATTTGTATCAGCCATTGAAGTTCCGGTTATGGAACGGCCGGAACATACCGATATTGCGAACCATGCTTGCAAGTAGATAAAATTTTGATTCtttagataattttttttgCCATTTAGATGCGTCTTTAGGTAACTTCTCTATTCTGATGGTTGCTCGATtagaattttttgtttttatagaAAACATGGTTTATGTGCCCCAGAAACTTACATGTTTTTCTTCAATCTAAAGACAATTTTTGAACTGAGTGAAGGGTATTGCAGTTATCTAATGTTGATGGAATCCTAAATTTGACTCTGTATTTTAGGTTTAAAGCGCGAACTGTCGATGACAAATTCTTTCAGGAAGCTTGTGTCTTGTGTTATTCTAGATTTGGATGGAACACTTCTAAATACAGGTGATGTTGTGCTGAATTAATTTGCTTGATCAATTATTTTGTTATGGTGTTTGTGGAGTTTCTTGCATCTCTCTTTTGATTTTATGGAAATCAAGTCTGTCTAATTCAATCATTTTACATTATCTGAAGGTTTGCGGCAATGAGATGTAAGACATGGTATTCTCACTTCATGTTGAAAACAGAAGGCCAATGTTgttgattattattatcataCCCATTCTTACCTTTTTTTCATTGCCTACATTAAAACTAGATAAGGTAATGACCCACAAATGGATACAGAAGGCCCATGCGTGTTGTTTATCATTGTCATACCTGTTCTTTCCTTTTTTCTATTGCCTTTGTTCAAACTAGATGAGTTGATGATGAGTCTATTGTCTTGCTTCAAAATAAGTATTAAGTAGTGAAACAAAAGTCATTCTATGATTGTGATGAAATTTTTGTCCAACAAGGGCAATTTGGGATATTGAACTTAAAGGTACTGCATTATTTCAGtggttttattttttgtttcacAATTTTCTAAGTATGTGCTGGCTGTCCTGCGGTAAAGTAACATATATTAATTCCAGATTGCATTGTGAGTGATGTTTTGAGGGTTTACTTGGTTAAACATGGGAAGCAGTGGGATGGAAGAAGAGCTCATAGAATTGTAGGAAAGACACCCTATGAAGCTGCTGCCGCTGTTGTTGAAGATTACGAACTTTCCATATCCGCAGATGAACTTTTATCAGAAACTTCTCCAATTTTCTCTGATCAGTAATTTTACGAACCCAACCCTTCTCTATTTTAATCAGCtttaatttttggttatgcaataaaagaaaatcatatcactTCTATGTCTAAAATCTTCTTGTCTGTACTTGAGAGTTTGCAAAGAATAAATGAAAACCAAAAGGGACTTTGAGCAATAAACAATGCCAgggcaaaaatattttaaaaccggAATGATGTGGCATCACAGATGGTTCACTGTAATATTCGTCTGATTGTGACGTGGAGTGTTAAATGCTAATATGCTACCTTTATATCTAGATGTCATGAAGCGtgtcattttaaatgcttatgaATTGGGAAATCACCGGCTGTTTGCTCTTACGAAAGTTTACAACCACTGTCTTTTATCTTGTATGTCAGTTTATTGTTTATTTGTCTTTTAATTGGAAAAATGAAGTCTGTTTCTCACATAAATGATTACAGTTTTTACGTTTCTTGTATATGGTGTTTGATACTTCTTCAAAAGAGAAGTGTTGTTCATGAAACTACTGGAGTGATTTCCTTTTTTCATTGTTTCTGTTAAAACTTTCTATAACCCCAGCTTCAACTAGTTCTACATGGTATTCATGTTTATGTAGAAATGGTAATGAATTATTATGTAGAAACTTTACCTGAAGattccttttcttgtttttataCCAACCGCGTCTCTGAATTTTGCTTCAGATGGTGCAAGATTAAAGCTCAACCTGGTGCCAACAgattaatcaaatatttaaaaagtaATGGGGTGCCATTGGTCCTGGCTTCAAATTCTCCAAAGGCAAATATTGAAGCCAAGATATCTCACCAccagggtatttattcttgattgtgatatTTTAAGTTGTGTTATTTTGTTCACTTCAGcttcattttgaatttttaggTTGGAAAGAATCATTCTCTTTTATCATAGGAGGTGATGAAGTCAAGAGTGGGAAGCCATCTCCTGAAATGTAAGTTGGAATGAGTGCAACTAGATCTTGTGCGTTGTAGATGTTTGTTGTACAGAAATTCAATGCTCATATTTTTTAGTTTGTGTTGGCATACTATTGAAGATATATTGAAGCAGCTGAAAGACTTAAGATGGATCCTTCCAGCTGTCTCGTAATTGAAGATTCATTGTAAGCATCTTATTCCTAAGATGTTTTTCTCATTAAAGGAAGTCTCATTTTAAACACTTTGCTCATTATACCTGTCCACTACTATGGTTACGCATAAGTAGACACATTACCAGCCAATCAagcaaatttaaaatgatttaaaatagcCCTTCTTAATTCTAGGTGGATTCATGACAAGGCATCCAGAATGCCTTGcttattaaaaaatttcaatccAAATAAATACATGGATCATCCAAGAGCAATCAGTcttttagaattttatttaatgaattcTTTACCACTTGCTAGGCCCGGCGTTATTGCTGGTAAGGAGGCTGGAATGGAAGTGGTTGCTGTCCCATCCCTCCCTAAACAGTCTCAACTTTTCACCTCAGCCGATGAGGTCATCAATTCTCTGCTAGATTTTCGACCAGAAAAGTGGGGCCTGCCTGCATTTGAAGACTGTGAGTCAGCCGGGTTTTTTTCCGTGTCCACTTCCACTTCCACTGTGTATTGACCCTGTCATTGGTACAGGGGTTGAAGGTACTTTACCAATAGAACCTTGGTACATTGGCGGTCCTGTCATCAAAGGATTTGGCCGTGGCTCAAAGGTCCTTGGAATCCCTACAGGTTTTGACTTCTCAATCTCTTTAGACTTTCCCTGCTAAGGGTTGTATAGAAGCTCAGATAGACTAAACTGGCAATTCAGTTTGGCCATTGCAACTATTTTTCCTCAAAACTGAACATACCGAAGAAACCGAGAGAATAAATTTGTTTGTTTTggttataaattttattattgcgtattattctaattatgttGGCTTTGGTGTGAATCAGGCTGGTTAGCTTGGTCTGTAAAAATTAGTCGATTTGGATATGTTGAATTTAGTTCTGTTTTCGGTGGTTTGATTTGCTTGGTAACCAAGTACATACCTCCACAGCTGATAGTAATCTTCTATTTTATGTTAAGTTGCACCCACTCATAATATGTCATGGCAGTTTCAATCAATCGTGATTGTGATTAGGGTGgtccaaaaacagttaaattcCTCActcagttttttttttgttatatttaaTCATTCCAGCTAATTTGTCCACGGAAGGCTACTCGGCTCTACTTTCTGATCATCCTTCAGGAGTTTATTTTGGTTGGGCCCGTTTAGCCACCCGAGGTGTTTATAAGATGGTCATGAGCATTGGTTGGAATCCTTACTTCAACAATACCGAGAAAACCATAGTGAGCCAAACAATAGCTCTTTAGCTTTTTTTTAAACCTTTACTTGCTAGGCCTGTTCTCTATTTGCTGCGAAATTCTTGATGCACGAGATAACCACAGGAGCCATGGCTGCTTCATGATTTCAACAAGGACTTCTACGGAGAGGACTTGCAACTTGTTATTGTCGGCTATGTAAGGCCCGAGGTACCACATAACTTCATTTTCATATGTTACGTGCCATGCCTTACCTTCTCCTGTATAACCGACATTTAGTGTCAGAtacataagctcaatagaataCAAGGATAGTTTCTTTAACTTATCTGGTCAATCCATAATTACTTATGAGATCGATGTTGGATCATAACGTAAGACTTGTGATCATACAGGCCAATTTCCCGTCACTCGAAACCCTGATAGCAAAGATTTACGAGGACAGAGAAATCGCAGAGAGAGCTCTCGATCTTCCCCTTTATTTAAAGTACAAGGAGGATGCATACTTGAAGAAAAGTTTGCAACACAGCTGCTAATTAGTTATCCACAAATTGTTTGGCCAACTAGTAACTCATTGATTTGATTATGTCATCGAATATAAATGTTCAATACATCCAGCAAATGTATAACCGGCAGAGCAATGGACACAATATATATTATTAGAAAGGCAAAAACTTATATGAGACTggtctcatgagtcgtatttgtgagacggatcttttatttgggtcattcatgaaaaagtattactttttatgttaagagtattactttttattgtgaatatcggtacccgaaaagattcgtgagaccgtctcacaagagacctactctgtTAGAAAACACTAAAaacagttttaaaatacttatttaaacaaagtttgtttttttttaaacacaaaatatattattagaAAACACAATCTGTTAGGAACATGAGAATAATAATGTGCCAATCAATTATAAATATTTCTtcgaaaatataattaaatgccAAATCATATGATGTTATTGTTTCATTTTTCGAATGTTCATTTCTCAAGAGGAAAAAGACTGGAAAGCTAAAAGGGCACTTTAGCACATAAAAAAGTTTGCATGAAAGCCAATCAAATGTCGACATTCAACAAGCAAAATCAAAGCTAATGATCCACTAAACATATGATGGATTTCTTGAATGTTGTCTCCATGTTTTATATTCTACTTTGCTATTTTGATGTAACAACAGACTGTCACATACCATTTTTCTTTAAAGgagtaaaaataatatttattttaaaattatatgaaACAATCCATActatttgttattttatttcacatttttataatatgtattttttggttatattatttacaaaaattagtttagatgataaaaaaaaaaaaaaaaattatatcatatCCATTATTTTACATACATCTCGTATGTAGTTTCAATTAAATATTATGTGCAGAGACGGAGTCAGAAAATAGAAATTGGggacaaaaaaatttaaatttttttgagagtaacaagaaaatattttttaaaaagcaaaaatatgaaataacaATAATTCTCACATTTCCTCTCTCAGTGCTCTACTGTAATTCCACGCTAAACAGTCATTATTCTCCAATTATACTATTACTTCATGCAAGCCTTGGTCAACACTATTCACCAAATATCGGTAATGGACCCGTCGTTGATGTTTTCCGACAACCCGTCTTTGTATTGTTTGGCGGAGCTGATTTCGTCTCCGTTGGGCGGAGGAGGAGTTGAACTGGGGGCGTTTGGCGGCGGTGGCGGGGATGGAGATGCTTCGCTGGAGGAATCGACGGTGACCGAGCTGAGCGGCGGGAAGAGGATACGGGGAGTTGGGAATTCCATTGATGGTCTCTCCTCTAAGCTTGTTTTGGCCAGTAATGCTAATCATGCTGTGGTTAGTCGTTACCCTGATCTCTTTATATTACTTGAAAAAATAACTATTATTATTTGCTTATTTTATTGGGTTTTACCCATTTAAACTCTTAATTAATTAGCAACGATTTCTGCCTGATATGAAAGAGAGTTGATTTTATAATCGGTGATGTTGGCTGCTTTGGGTGTGATATTTGAGTTTATTATTTCTTGCTTATCCAGATTCAGGGTAATGTTAAAAATGCAATTTCATATAGGCACAAACAGTTGTTTATACTTGCTTTAATTTAATTCTACATTATTCTTGATCTGTATAGTTTTTCCTTGATTCTTGTCTAGTTAATTCATTTATTCTGAAAAGAAAcagattttaaattaaaatgctggttttttttaaattaaagttaTGTGCAATAGAATGGACCAAACAGTAAAAGGACCAAAGTGTCAAGATCAGTGGTGGAAATTGTTGGCTCAAAAACAGGAGGAGAAACAAGTTCAGGGACAAGTATCAAGCCAGTCGATGAGACGAGTAAGTGTGAACCGCCTAAAGATTACATTCATGTGAGAGCAAGAAGGGGTCAAGCCTCTGATAGCCATAGTCTAGCCGAAATAGTAAATCTTTTctgcttttttttttatgtCCTTAGTGTGTGTTGTTGTAAGTAATGTAGTTTCTGATTAGCGCACTTATTTTTTCAGGCTCGGAGGGAAAAGATCAGTGAGAGGATGAAAATCCTGCAAGATTTGGTTCCAGGATGTAACAAGGTCTCCAGTTTTATTAAGTAATGTAGTTTCCCAAGTGACTTAACTTGTGAATCATCGCTCGAGGTTTCTACTGGGTCAATAAGCGATGGGCGAGTGGAGGGCTGGCCCTTGTAACGAAATCGCTTGCCGGTAAGGTCAGGGTTATACCCAGCCTGTTGTCTTGATCGTCTCAACGGTGGTCGTGGTGGATTCGGAAACCTAAACATAGGTGGATTTTCGAGGTCCGCAGGATTCCCTGGCTCTCCTGCAGCAATAACCTCCAAGGGTTCCGAAGTTAGAATAGCCGGAATGATATGGAGATTCTGAGCAGTGGGTGTGACTTCAGATGTTGCCGGAGGTGGGGAAACATCCTCCGTATGACCCATTTCACTACTGGATATCAAGAGGATCGTATCCTTTCCTACCATTTACACGAGTCAAATTGTGAACAGGGAGAATAATCGAAAAATTCGGAACGATAAGATTTAACAAAGAGAGAGAACAAAATATCGCCGGGATGAATTTCAATGCCTAGGGTTTGCAAATTGATAAGTAAGCAGATTATGAGATTTAAGAGGTGACTGAGAGAATTAAATCATAGCCCAACACAACAGTGtaatggtaaaaaaaaaaacgaatcaATCCACTGAATTACTTCCAACAGTAATAAAAAAAGGCAATGATAAGAGCTTAacagtttttcaaaaatttctgaGATAATTCAAGGCCAACATCTGTTCAAAATTTCACAAATAACCCCACATCGAATCTCAACTCCACTAGACATGAAAGATCACTTAAATTCAATTCTTCGTAAACTCTGGATTTTTATCAAATTTTCTTTGTCACGATACTCATGTCCGCGTGACACAACAATATTCACAATGTTATa from Primulina tabacum isolate GXHZ01 chromosome 3, ASM2559414v2, whole genome shotgun sequence encodes:
- the LOC142540870 gene encoding bifunctional riboflavin kinase/FMN phosphatase isoform X1, encoding MLCGANRVRVSNVCFVKHRTLHTLHTRCLKRELSMTNSFRKLVSCVILDLDGTLLNTDCIVSDVLRVYLVKHGKQWDGRRAHRIVGKTPYEAAAAVVEDYELSISADELLSETSPIFSDQWCKIKAQPGANRLIKYLKSNGVPLVLASNSPKANIEAKISHHQGWKESFSFIIGGDEVKSGKPSPEIYIEAAERLKMDPSSCLVIEDSLPGVIAGKEAGMEVVAVPSLPKQSQLFTSADEVINSLLDFRPEKWGLPAFEDWVEGTLPIEPWYIGGPVIKGFGRGSKVLGIPTANLSTEGYSALLSDHPSGVYFGWARLATRGVYKMVMSIGWNPYFNNTEKTIEPWLLHDFNKDFYGEDLQLVIVGYVRPEANFPSLETLIAKIYEDREIAERALDLPLYLKYKEDAYLKKSLQHSC
- the LOC142540870 gene encoding bifunctional riboflavin kinase/FMN phosphatase isoform X2 produces the protein MTNSFRKLVSCVILDLDGTLLNTDCIVSDVLRVYLVKHGKQWDGRRAHRIVGKTPYEAAAAVVEDYELSISADELLSETSPIFSDQWCKIKAQPGANRLIKYLKSNGVPLVLASNSPKANIEAKISHHQGWKESFSFIIGGDEVKSGKPSPEIYIEAAERLKMDPSSCLVIEDSLPGVIAGKEAGMEVVAVPSLPKQSQLFTSADEVINSLLDFRPEKWGLPAFEDWVEGTLPIEPWYIGGPVIKGFGRGSKVLGIPTANLSTEGYSALLSDHPSGVYFGWARLATRGVYKMVMSIGWNPYFNNTEKTIEPWLLHDFNKDFYGEDLQLVIVGYVRPEANFPSLETLIAKIYEDREIAERALDLPLYLKYKEDAYLKKSLQHSC
- the LOC142538527 gene encoding transcription factor bHLH79-like → MQALVNTIHQISVMDPSLMFSDNPSLYCLAELISSPLGGGGVELGAFGGGGGDGDASLEESTVTELSGGKRIRGVGNSIDGLSSKLVLASNANHAVNEPNSKRTKVSRSVVENVGSKERGETNSGTSIKPVDETSKCEPPKDYIHVRARRGLI